The genomic DNA GTGCCGCCGTAGATGATGCCAGGGGTCTGGCCGGAATTACGCAGGCGGCGGCTCGCACCCGTGCCCTGCAGTTCGCGTTTGAATGCAACAACTTTCATTTGATACTCCAAAAGAGTCGGGGCTCGCGCCCACGGTTATAAAGCCTCCCGCGACCAGGATGGCTTCGAAATCGGCGGCCAGACAACGACCACCGGATAAAACATCGGCGGCGCGCCAGTAAAACCGGCGCGCCGCCTGGAATTGCTTGCGTTCGTGCGATTTAGTCGACGAACAGGGAGATCACGGAATCGCCCTTGATGATGCGCTTGAACGTCTCTGCCAGCAGCGGTGCGCAGGTCAGTTGACGAATCTTGCCGCAGGCCTTGCCGGCTTCGGACAGCGGGATCGTGTCCGTCACGACCAGCTCGTCCAGCGACGAATTGGTGATGCGGTCGATCGCCGGGCCGGACAGCACCGGGTGCGTGCAATATGCGATGACTTTCTTGGCGCCACGTTCCTTCAGGACTTCGGCGGCCTTGACCAGCGTGCCGGCCGTATCGACCATGTCGTCCATGATGACGCAGTTGCGGCCTTCGACGTCACCGATGATGTTCATCACTTCGGAGACGTTGGCTTTCGGACGGCGCTTGTCGATGATCGCCAGGTCGCAGCCCAGGCGCTTGGCCAGCGCACGGGCGCGCACCACGCCGCCGACGTCCGGCGACACGACCAGCAGGTCCTGGTGATCCTTCTTCTGCAGGTCGCCCAGCAGGATCGGCGATGCGTAGATATTGTCGACCGGGATGTCGAAGAAGCCCTGGATCTGGTCGGCGTGCAGGTCCATGATCAGGACGCGCTCGACGCCGGCTTCTTCCAGCATGTTGGCGACGACTTTTGCCGAAATGGCCACGCGGGCGGAACGCGGACGGCGATCCTGGCGGGCATAACCAAAGTAAGGGATGGCGGCCGTGATGCGGCCAGCGGATGCGCGTTTCAGGGCATCGACCATCAGGATCAATTCCATCAGGCTGTCGTTGGTCGGCGCGCAGGTCGATTGCAGCACGAAGACGTCTTTACCACGGACGTTCTCGTTGATTTCGACCATTACTTCGCCGTCCGAGAATTTCGAAACGACCGCTTTGCCAAGGGGGATGCCGAGATTTTTTGCGACCCCTTCTGCCAACGCAGGATTAGCGTTGCCGGTAAAAACCATCAGGTTTTCGTAAGCCATGGGAGTCCCAGGAAGGTAAGCATTGAACTTGAAATACCACCGGTATTAAACCGGCGCGGAATAAAAAAGCCCCAGCTCGGCAGGGGCATTTTTTTATTTTTTCCGTCTGGATGCCTGCGCATCGACAGACCGGAGAAAAGGGTGGCAGGGGAACAAGGATTCGAACCTTGGTATGCCGGAATCAAAATCCGGTGCCTTAACCAGCTTGGCGATTCCCCTACTCTTGACTGACTGCTTGCTGTCAGATGGCGAGCATTATACTGCACTTCCAACATAAAGCCAAATCTTTTTACGCTTCACAACTTTCGGTGCTTGGCGACATATCCAGCAGCGGGTGTTGTCGCAGCGCTTTCGCCTTCCAGCCGGTCCAGGCATCGGGCACTTTCGCAAGCACCGCATCGGCCTGTTCCTCGCTGTCGAACGCGCAGAACACACAAGCTCCGGAGCCAGTCATCCTGGCATCGCCGTACCCACCCAGCCATTCTACCGCCTCTGCTACTGGCGGGAACAAGCGGGTGGCCACCTGTTGTAAATCGTTCCTTCCAAAACCCTGCAAACCGTTTCGTTTTGCGAGGTAGCTGGAAAAGTCCGACATTATGACGAGCGGCGTGTTTCTTGTCAAATGTTCCGACGTAAAAATCTTTGCGGTCGGCACGGCGACGCCCGGCTCGATCACGACATACCAGCAATCGGGCACGTCGATCGCCTGCAGCGCCTCGCCCACGCCTTCGGCAAAGGCGGTGCGGCCGAACACGAAGAACGGGATGTCCGCGCCCAGCGGCAAGCCCAGGTCCATCAGCTGCTGGCGCGACAGGCCGGCCTGCCACAGCGCGTTCAACGCCATCAGTGTGGTGGCAGCGTCGGACGAGCCGCCGCCCAGCCCCCGCCCATCGGCAGGATCTTCTCGATGGCGATGTCCACGCCGGGCGGCGTGCGCCCGCTGCGCCGGATCGCCTCGGCCTGCAGCAGCCGCGCCGCGCGTACGATCAGGTCCTGCTCTTCCGGCACGCCCGGCACGTCGGTCACGCGGCGGATGACAGCGTCGTCGCGCAGGGTGAAGTGCAGCACGTCGCCGCGGTCGATCAGCTGGAATACGGTCTGCAGCAGGTGATAGCCATCCGGCCGGCGCCCCGTCACGTGCAAAAACAGGTTCAGCTTGGCCGGCGCCGGGCAGTTCAGCAGTTGCCTCATGACGCGCTCGCGGCGGGGCGCAGCGCGATGCGGATCTCGATTTCCTCGATATCGCCGCCCGGGCCACGGCGCGCGATGATGCGGCGCGGCTGCGGCGTGGCGCCCTCTTCCTGCCAGGCGTCGAACTGCAGCTGCCAGCCGTCCGCCGTGGTGACGGTATTGTTGGCCGGGCTGGCGGCGAAGCGCACGCCGCCGGCGGCGGTGGCATAGCCCTGCAGCCAGTCGCGCAGGCCGGACACGGGCAGCGGCCAGCCCAGCGTCTGGGCCGACAGCGTGTCGATGTTCGGCGCGCTGCGTGGCGGCTTGCTGCCCTCGTGGTAGACGGCCTGCTGCGGCGTGACGGTGATGGCGGCGATCTGCTGGCCCAGCGGCGAGGACAAGGTCACGTCCGTGCGCGGGCCCTGCTGCTGCCAGGTGAATTTGCCGGACAGCGATTCGCGCTTGCCTTCCTTGACGTAATTGACGCTGAGGGAGCCTTCCAGCGCCACCGTCTCGCGGTACGGTGCGACGGCAACGGTGGACAATGGGCCCGTGGGCGTGGTGGCGCAACCGGCCAGCAGCGCGCTGCCCAGGAGGAGAATGGAAATCGGGTGCTTCATGCGGTCCTTATAAACTGGTGTTCAGGCGCGCCAGCGTATCGCGCAGGGCGTCGCTCTTGGGGTCCTTGGCGCGGGCCTCGCGCCACAGCTTTTGCGCTTCGGCGCGGTCGCCCTGCTGCCACAGCACTTCGCCCAGGTGCACGGCGATCTCGGCGTCGCTGCGCAGCGCGTAGGCGCGGCGCAGGGTCTGTTCCGCGTCCTTCAGGCGGCCCATGCGGAACTGCACCCAGCCCATGCTGTCCATGATGTACGGGTCGCCGGGCGCCATCGACAGCGCCTTCTCGATCAATGCATAGGCTTCGTCGAGGCGCTCGCCCCGTTCGGCCAGCGAGTAGCCCAGCGCGTTGTAGGCGTGATGGTTGTCCGGTACCGCCTCGATGACCTTGCGCAGCGCCGTCTCCATTTCGTCCGGCTTGCCCTGCTTCTCGGCCGCCAGCGCGAAATCGTACAGCAGGTCCGGGCTGTCCGGGAAGCGCTTGATGGCCTCGGCCAGCAGCGCATAGGCCTCGGCGCCGCGGCCGGCGTCGCGCAGCAGCTGGCCTTCGGTCTGCACCACCTCGGCCTGTTCGGCCGGATCGACGGCGGCGATGTCGCGCAACTGCTTCAGGGCCCCTTCCAGGTCGCCCTTCTTCGAGGTCAGGTGGGCGCGCTTGAGCTGGGCCGTCAGGGCGATGCGCGGGTCGGTACTGTCGATGCGGGTCAGCCAGGCCAAGGCACCGTCGAGATCACCGCGCTCCTCCGTGATCTGCGACAGCAGCATCAATGCCTTGGAGGCGTCGCCATCGGGCTCGCCCTCGCCGTCATCCTTGCGCTGCACCAGCTCGACATGGCGGCGCAGGTATTGCTCGGCCGCCTGCGCATCGCCGGCCTGCACGGAAATGATGCCGAGCGCGTACAAGGTGGCGGGATTGTCCGGCTGCTCCTTCAGGATCGCCTCGAACTGGGCGCGCGCCTTGTCGTAGCGCTTCTGCTCGACCAGCAGCCGGGCGTAGGCCGCCCGCACCTCGCGTGCGCCAGGATTCTTGTCCAGGAAGCCGCCGAACAGCTGGCCCACCGCATCGGCGTCGCCCAGCACCTGCGCCATGGTGAGTACCGCCAGTTCCGAATCGGGCTTCAATGCCAGCGCGCGGCGCGCCTCGCGCAGCGAACGATCCTTGTCGTCGGCGGCAAAGGCGCCCTGCGCCAGCACCAGGTGGCTTTCCATCATGCCCGCATACGGCGCCAGCACGCGCTCCATCAGCGCGAACGCGGCCGCCTTGTCTTTCGCGCGCAGCAGGTACTGCTGCATCTGGAACATGACGAGGCCACGCGCCTGCGGCGGCGCACGGTTCAGGCGCTGGGCGAAGACCTGCTCCGACTCCGTCAGGTCATCGCCCAGCACGGAGAAGCCCAGGAAGTACTGCACGGCGTCGTCCGAATCGGGGGCCAGCTCGCGCCACAGCCGGATCGCGGCCAGCGCCTCGTTGCCCTGCTTGGCCGCTAACGCCATTTCGGCGGAACGGCGCGCCAGGCGCGGGTCGCGCGTCTGCTGGGCCAGCACCATCATGCTGACGTACGCGCTTTGCCACTGGCCGCGCTTGAAATCGAGCTCGGCCTTCGTCAATTTATAGAACAGGTCGCTCGTCAGCTCGACGGGCGGCAGCTTCTCGTCCGGCTTGGTGACGGCGGCAACGGCCGTGGCCGCCGTTTCCAGCGCCGGCGCGTCCGGCGCGGGGCCGGGGCGGCAACAGGCGCGGCCGCCTGTTTTTGCGGCGCAACAGCGCAAGCGGACAGCAGGGCCGACAGCGTTACAATGGCGAATGCGTTTTTCAAGGGTGATCCTGCAAAGTCGGGCTCGATCCCTGATTTTACGCCCAACCCACCGCTTGCGACATTTGCACGTGTAACAGATGCTTACCAAGAGCATCGCGGACGAACTCATCCATGCCAGAACTGCCAGAAGTTGAAGTGACCCGGCGCGGCGTCGCGCCCCATATCGAAGGCCGCGCCGTGCGCGACGTGGTGCTGCGCCGCGCCGGCCTGCGCTGGCCCTTCCCGGCCTGCCTGCCCGAAGTGCTGGCCGACCGCACCGTCGTGACGACGGGCCGGCGCGGCAAATACCTGCTGGTCGAATTCGAGCACGGCACCCTGATCATCCACCTCGGCATGTCGGGCCACCTGCGCGTGCTGCCGCCGGGCGTACCGCCCGAGAAGCACGACCATTTCGACCTGGTCGTCGAGGGCGCCGAGGGCCGCCAGGTGCTGCGCATGACCGACCCGCGCCGCTTCGGCGCCGTGCTGTGGCACCCGAAGGACGACGGCGACGTCGACGCCCACCTGCTGCTGCGCGGCCTGGGCGTGGAACCGCTCGGGCCCGATTTCACGGGCGAGCTGCTGTACCGCCAGACACGCGGGCGCAGCGCCGCCATCAAGCAGGTGCTGCTGGCGGGCGACATCGTCGTCGGCGTCGGCAATATCTACTGTTCCGAGAGCCTGTTCCGCGCCGGGATCAACCCGAAGACACCGGCCGGACGCATCAGCCGGGCGCGCTACGACAAGCTGGCGCAGGCGATCCGGGAGGTGCTGGCCGAGGCCATCGTCCAGGGCGGCAGCACGCTGCGCGACTTCATCAGCGTAAACGGCCAGTCCGGCTACTTCCAGCAATCGTATTTCGTGTACGACCGGGCCGACGTGCCATGCCGCGTGTGCGCCACGCCGATCCGCCAGATCAAGCAGGGCCAGCGCTCCACCTTCTATTGCATCAAGTGTCAAAAATAACGTAGAGGACACGATGGTCAGGGATCTCGAACAGTACAGCGCCTGGCGGCAGGGCGTGGTGGCGGCACTGCAGGAATACCGCGCCTGGGTCGCGGCCGCCGGGCTGCTGGACGGCGCCACCGAGCAGCGCATCGGCGCCACCTTGGCCCGCCTGGCGGACGACAAGCTGTCGGTCGCCTTCGTGGCCGAGTTCTCGCGCGGGAAATCGGAGCTGATCAACGCCATCTTCTTTGCCGGCTACGGCCAGCGCATCCTGCCGTCGGCCGCCGGCCGCACGACGATGTGCCCGACCGAGCTGTCCTACGATCCGGCCCAGCCGCCCTCGATCCGGCTGCTGCCGATCGAGACGCGTGCGACCAACCTGTCCACCAGCGACTACCGCGACGACCCGCGCGCCTGGACGGTGCTGCCGCTGAACGTGGAAGCGGCCGACGAGATGCACGAGGTGTTCCGCCAGGTCAGCCAGACGCGCCAGGTCAGCGTCGAGGAAGCGCAGCGCTACGGGCTGTACGATCCGGACGACCCCGACCTGCCCGTCACCCTGAGCGAGGACGGCATGGTGGAGATCTCGCGCTGGCGCCACGCCATCATCAACTTCCCCCATCCGCTGCTGAAACAGGGCCTGGTGATCCTTGATACGCCCGGCCTGAACGCCATCGGCACGGAGCCGGAGCTGACCCTGAACCTGATCCCGCACGCGCACGCGGTGCTGTTCATCCTGGCCGCGGACACGGGCGTGACGAAAAGCGACATCGAGGTCTGGCGCGAGCATATCGGCGCCGGCGCCGGGCGCCTGGTCGTGCTGAACAAGATCGACGGCATGTGGGACGCGCTGCGCACCGATGCGGAAGTGGACGGCGAGATCGTGCGCCAGCAGGAGCACGTGGCGCACCTGCTGGGGGTGGCGGCGCGCCAGGTCTTCCCCGTCTCCGCCCACAAGGCCCTGGTGGCAAAAATCACGCAGGACGACGACCTGCTGCAGCGCAGCCGCATCCATGCGCTGGAGACGGCGCTGTTCCAGGAGCTGATCCCGGCCAAGCAGGAGATCGTGCGGCGCCGCCTGGGCGACGACCTGGCCTCGCTGAACGAGGCGCAGCAGGCGCTGCTGGCGGCGCGCATGCGCGGCTTCACCGAACAGCTGCACGAGCTGCGCAGCCTGCGCGGCAAGAACCAGAACGTGATCGCGCTGATGATGCGCCGGGTCGACGCCGAGAAAAAGGAGTTCGACGCCAGCCTGTTCCGCCTGCAAGCCACGCGCGCCGTGTTCACGCGCCTGTCCACGGAGCTGTACGGCACGCTCGGCATGGACGTGCTGCGCGACCACGTGCTGCACGTGCGCGACGCGATGGGCCGCAGCCGCTTCTCGACCGGCATGCGCGACGCGGTACGCACGTTCTTCGACAGCGTGCAGGCGGAGCTGGAAACCTCCGAGCGCAAGGTGGCCGAGATCCGCGACATGATGGAGGTCATGTACCGCAAGTTCGCCGGCGAACACGGGCTGGCGATCACGCCGCCGCTGCCGTTCTCGCTGGCGAAGTACCGCAGCGAGATCTCCGAGGTGGAAGCGATCTACCAGAAGCAGTTCGGCACGGCCACGCTGCTGATGACGAGCCGCGTGGTGCTGATCGAGCGCTTCTTCGACACCATCGCCTCGCAGGTGAAGCGCTGCTTCAAGGCCGCCAACGCGGATGCGGAAAGCTGGCTGAAGAACATCATGACGCCGCTCGAGGCGCAAATCCGCCAGCACAAGGACCAGCTGAAGCATCGCCAGGCCTCGATCCAGCGCATCCACGACGCGACGGATTCGCTGGAACAGAAAATCGAAGCGTTCGAGGCCAGCCAGGCCGCGCTGGAGCAGCAGAAGACGCGGCTGGCCGAACTGGCCGCCGCCATCGGCCATGCCGTGGACGCACAACGCATCGCCGCCGCCGCGTAACGGCGGCGCAGACCATCGAAGGATCATCTTGCAGTACAAAGAAATCGACGCAAGCTTGCACGACCCCAGTTTCTCGGCCACCCTGATCGGCTGGCAAAAGCAGCACGG from Pseudoduganella armeniaca includes the following:
- a CDS encoding dynamin family protein; this translates as MVRDLEQYSAWRQGVVAALQEYRAWVAAAGLLDGATEQRIGATLARLADDKLSVAFVAEFSRGKSELINAIFFAGYGQRILPSAAGRTTMCPTELSYDPAQPPSIRLLPIETRATNLSTSDYRDDPRAWTVLPLNVEAADEMHEVFRQVSQTRQVSVEEAQRYGLYDPDDPDLPVTLSEDGMVEISRWRHAIINFPHPLLKQGLVILDTPGLNAIGTEPELTLNLIPHAHAVLFILAADTGVTKSDIEVWREHIGAGAGRLVVLNKIDGMWDALRTDAEVDGEIVRQQEHVAHLLGVAARQVFPVSAHKALVAKITQDDDLLQRSRIHALETALFQELIPAKQEIVRRRLGDDLASLNEAQQALLAARMRGFTEQLHELRSLRGKNQNVIALMMRRVDAEKKEFDASLFRLQATRAVFTRLSTELYGTLGMDVLRDHVLHVRDAMGRSRFSTGMRDAVRTFFDSVQAELETSERKVAEIRDMMEVMYRKFAGEHGLAITPPLPFSLAKYRSEISEVEAIYQKQFGTATLLMTSRVVLIERFFDTIASQVKRCFKAANADAESWLKNIMTPLEAQIRQHKDQLKHRQASIQRIHDATDSLEQKIEAFEASQAALEQQKTRLAELAAAIGHAVDAQRIAAAA
- the mutM gene encoding bifunctional DNA-formamidopyrimidine glycosylase/DNA-(apurinic or apyrimidinic site) lyase yields the protein MPELPEVEVTRRGVAPHIEGRAVRDVVLRRAGLRWPFPACLPEVLADRTVVTTGRRGKYLLVEFEHGTLIIHLGMSGHLRVLPPGVPPEKHDHFDLVVEGAEGRQVLRMTDPRRFGAVLWHPKDDGDVDAHLLLRGLGVEPLGPDFTGELLYRQTRGRSAAIKQVLLAGDIVVGVGNIYCSESLFRAGINPKTPAGRISRARYDKLAQAIREVLAEAIVQGGSTLRDFISVNGQSGYFQQSYFVYDRADVPCRVCATPIRQIKQGQRSTFYCIKCQK
- a CDS encoding outer membrane lipoprotein LolB; its protein translation is MKHPISILLLGSALLAGCATTPTGPLSTVAVAPYRETVALEGSLSVNYVKEGKRESLSGKFTWQQQGPRTDVTLSSPLGQQIAAITVTPQQAVYHEGSKPPRSAPNIDTLSAQTLGWPLPVSGLRDWLQGYATAAGGVRFAASPANNTVTTADGWQLQFDAWQEEGATPQPRRIIARRGPGGDIEEIEIRIALRPAASAS
- a CDS encoding ribose-phosphate pyrophosphokinase is translated as MAYENLMVFTGNANPALAEGVAKNLGIPLGKAVVSKFSDGEVMVEINENVRGKDVFVLQSTCAPTNDSLMELILMVDALKRASAGRITAAIPYFGYARQDRRPRSARVAISAKVVANMLEEAGVERVLIMDLHADQIQGFFDIPVDNIYASPILLGDLQKKDHQDLLVVSPDVGGVVRARALAKRLGCDLAIIDKRRPKANVSEVMNIIGDVEGRNCVIMDDMVDTAGTLVKAAEVLKERGAKKVIAYCTHPVLSGPAIDRITNSSLDELVVTDTIPLSEAGKACGKIRQLTCAPLLAETFKRIIKGDSVISLFVD
- a CDS encoding tetratricopeptide repeat protein, which gives rise to MRCCAAKTGGRACCRPGPAPDAPALETAATAVAAVTKPDEKLPPVELTSDLFYKLTKAELDFKRGQWQSAYVSMMVLAQQTRDPRLARRSAEMALAAKQGNEALAAIRLWRELAPDSDDAVQYFLGFSVLGDDLTESEQVFAQRLNRAPPQARGLVMFQMQQYLLRAKDKAAAFALMERVLAPYAGMMESHLVLAQGAFAADDKDRSLREARRALALKPDSELAVLTMAQVLGDADAVGQLFGGFLDKNPGAREVRAAYARLLVEQKRYDKARAQFEAILKEQPDNPATLYALGIISVQAGDAQAAEQYLRRHVELVQRKDDGEGEPDGDASKALMLLSQITEERGDLDGALAWLTRIDSTDPRIALTAQLKRAHLTSKKGDLEGALKQLRDIAAVDPAEQAEVVQTEGQLLRDAGRGAEAYALLAEAIKRFPDSPDLLYDFALAAEKQGKPDEMETALRKVIEAVPDNHHAYNALGYSLAERGERLDEAYALIEKALSMAPGDPYIMDSMGWVQFRMGRLKDAEQTLRRAYALRSDAEIAVHLGEVLWQQGDRAEAQKLWREARAKDPKSDALRDTLARLNTSL